DNA from Candidatus Aminicenantes bacterium:
ACGGGATTGAAACGGGGAAGCGGCGTTTCCCCTCGATCTGGCGGGAGATCACCCAATTTCAGGACGAAGGCTCTCCCGTACTGCTGTACGATTCCACCAAGTGCATCAAATGCGCCCGTTGCATTAAAGCCTGCTATGAAATCCAGGGCAAGGGCGTGTTGAATTTCGCCAACCGCGGTATGGAGACGGTGATCGTCGCCGGCCTGGCGGACTGGAAAGAATCCGAATGTGACGGTTGCGGCGAATGTGTGCAGGCCTGCCCGGTGGGGGCCATTGCAGACAAACCGGTATATGGACAGCGCGTACGGAAAAAAGACGCGGAAAAACATGTTGTTACTACCTGTGCCTATTGTGGAGTCGGCTGTCAGCTCAACCTGTGGGTGAAAGACAACAAGATCATCAAGGTCAAGGGCGAAGACCTGGTTCCCAATTTCGGTGCCACCTGCGTCAAGGGCCGCTTCGGCCTCGATTTCGTGGATAAGAGTGATCGCTTGACCACACCCCTGATCAAGGAAAACGGCAAGTTCCGCGAAGCGGATTGGGACGAAGCCCTTGATCTCGTGGCCCGGCGTTTTTCCCAGATCAAGGAACAGCATGGCCCCAACAGCCTGGCCGGGCTCTCTTCCGCGCGCTGCACCAATGAAGAGAACTTTGTCTTCCAGAAGTTCATGCGCGCCGTGATCGGTACCAACAACGTGGACCATTGCGCCCGCTTGTGCCATGCGTCAACCGTCGCCGGTCTGGCCAGTACTTTCGGTTCCGGTGCCATGACCAACTCCATTGAAGAGTTGGAACATGCGGACGTGATCCTGGTAACCGGTTCCAACACAACCGAAACCCATCCGGTGATCGCCACCCGGATCAAGCGCGCCGTCCTGTTTCACGGCGCCAAATTGATTGTGGTGGATCCACGCAAGATCGACCTGGTCAAGTACGCAACCGTATGGATGCAGCAGCGGAACGGAACGGACGTGGCCTGGATGAACGGCATGATGAACGTGATTCTCAATGAGGGTCTGGAGGACAAAGAGTACATTGCTTCCAGAACAGAGGGTTACGAAGAATTCAAAAAAGTGGTTGAAAAATATACCCCGGAGAGAGTGGAAGAGATCACGGGGATTCCCAGGGAAAAGATCATTGAAGCCGCGCGGGTTTACGCCGGCGCCGACGCAGCCAGCATTGTCTACTCCATGGGTATTACCCAACATACCACGGGCACGGACAATGTGCGTTCGACCGCCAACCTGTCCATGTTGACGGGAAATGTGGGCAAAGAATCCGCGGGCGTCAATCCCCTGCGCGGCCAGAACAACGTCCAGGGCGCCTGTGACATGGGGGCGTTGCCCAATGTCTATCCCGGGTACCAGGCGGTAACCCTACCCGCGGCAAAAGAGAAGTTTTCAGGAGCCTGGGGCCGGGAAATGGACGATAAGGTCGGTTTGACCGTTGTGGAGATGATGAACGCCGCGGCTGAAAAAAAGATCAAGGCCATGTACCTGATGGGTGAGAACCCCATGGTGTCCGATCCCAACCTGAACCATGTCAAGGAAGCATTGGAAGCCCTGGATTTTCTGGTTGTTCAGGATATTTTCCTGACCGAGACCGCCCAGATGGCCGACGTGGTGCTTCCCGTGATGCTTTTTGCCGAGAAAGAAGGCAATTACACCAACACGGAACGGCGGGTCCTCTGGTTGAACAAAGCCGTGGAGGCCCCGGGCAAGTGCCGCGTGGATTGGGAAATCGTGTCCGAGATCGCCCGGCGCATGGGTTATGCGATGAATTACGGTTCCATCAAGGATATCATTGATGAGATCAATGCCCTGACGCCGCAGTATGCGGGAATCACCTACGAGCGCATCATGAACGGTGAACGGTTGCAATGGCCGTGCCCGGATGCCAGTCACCCGGGAACCAAATTCCTGCACAAAGGCAAGTTCGCCCGCGGCAAGGGTCTGTTCTTTCCGGTTGAGTATATTCCGCCGGCTGAATGGCCGGATGAGGCCTATCCTTTCATGCTTTCAACCGGTCGGATTCTCTACCATTACCATACCGGTTCCATGAGCCGGAGGGCGCAGGCGTTGAATGAATACGTTGCGGGTCCCTACATGGAGATGCACGTGCGTGATATGGAAAGAATGAATATCAAGCACGGCGAAGAGGTGTTG
Protein-coding regions in this window:
- a CDS encoding formate dehydrogenase subunit alpha, whose translation is MSERVILSIDGKEISAENGANLLQVARDNGFDIPGLCYYNKISPSGDCRLCVVKIEGRPGMVASCMLTVEEGMKVTAFDKELEEKRRLLLELILSEHNDDCINCTRDGDCELQDLAFRYGIETGKRRFPSIWREITQFQDEGSPVLLYDSTKCIKCARCIKACYEIQGKGVLNFANRGMETVIVAGLADWKESECDGCGECVQACPVGAIADKPVYGQRVRKKDAEKHVVTTCAYCGVGCQLNLWVKDNKIIKVKGEDLVPNFGATCVKGRFGLDFVDKSDRLTTPLIKENGKFREADWDEALDLVARRFSQIKEQHGPNSLAGLSSARCTNEENFVFQKFMRAVIGTNNVDHCARLCHASTVAGLASTFGSGAMTNSIEELEHADVILVTGSNTTETHPVIATRIKRAVLFHGAKLIVVDPRKIDLVKYATVWMQQRNGTDVAWMNGMMNVILNEGLEDKEYIASRTEGYEEFKKVVEKYTPERVEEITGIPREKIIEAARVYAGADAASIVYSMGITQHTTGTDNVRSTANLSMLTGNVGKESAGVNPLRGQNNVQGACDMGALPNVYPGYQAVTLPAAKEKFSGAWGREMDDKVGLTVVEMMNAAAEKKIKAMYLMGENPMVSDPNLNHVKEALEALDFLVVQDIFLTETAQMADVVLPVMLFAEKEGNYTNTERRVLWLNKAVEAPGKCRVDWEIVSEIARRMGYAMNYGSIKDIIDEINALTPQYAGITYERIMNGERLQWPCPDASHPGTKFLHKGKFARGKGLFFPVEYIPPAEWPDEAYPFMLSTGRILYHYHTGSMSRRAQALNEYVAGPYMEMHVRDMERMNIKHGEEVLVSSRRGQIKTFAWQSDRVDEKSVFIPFHFAEAAANVLTNDALDPVAKIPEFKVAACKIEKIG